In one Campylobacter insulaenigrae NCTC 12927 genomic region, the following are encoded:
- the aat gene encoding leucyl/phenylalanyl-tRNA--protein transferase yields the protein MKKSNLYSKLLQSPDDAPVFISEKLELDFIPHAYKLGLFPWTSNPVTWWCPSPRMVLFPTNIHIQKSIKKALKIYNIKLDCNFNALINLCASRSKTWISKEFIVIYNKLFEQNLAHSVEVYEKDELIGGLYGLIIGKVFFGESMVSVKKDTSKIALIKLCEILSPFDFIIDCQVPNEHLKFMGAQELIKKDFLKILETKVNSQSGFKNFKNLL from the coding sequence ATGAAAAAATCGAATTTATATTCTAAACTTTTACAAAGTCCTGATGATGCTCCAGTTTTTATAAGTGAAAAACTGGAGTTAGATTTTATACCTCACGCATATAAATTAGGGCTTTTTCCATGGACAAGCAATCCTGTTACTTGGTGGTGTCCTTCTCCTAGAATGGTACTTTTTCCTACAAATATTCATATACAAAAAAGTATAAAAAAGGCTTTAAAAATTTACAATATTAAACTTGATTGCAATTTTAATGCGTTAATCAATCTTTGTGCATCAAGATCCAAAACATGGATATCAAAAGAATTTATTGTAATTTACAATAAACTCTTTGAACAAAATTTAGCACATAGTGTTGAAGTATATGAGAAAGACGAACTTATCGGTGGTTTATACGGGCTTATCATAGGTAAAGTATTTTTCGGTGAAAGTATGGTTAGCGTGAAAAAAGATACTTCTAAAATCGCACTAATAAAACTTTGTGAAATTTTATCTCCTTTTGATTTTATTATCGATTGTCAAGTGCCCAATGAACACTTAAAATTCATGGGGGCACAAGAATTAATTAAAAAAGACTTTTTAAAAATTTTAGAAACAAAAGTTAACTCTCAAAGTGGTTTTAAGAATTTCAAAAATTTACTCTAA